Proteins encoded together in one Streptomyces sp. NBC_01216 window:
- a CDS encoding ABC transporter substrate-binding protein translates to MRPTHLIAACVAAGLTLLTGCSAASNDGGKGGSDLTHLTYLTFETPNLNARFWNTSITEAEKQVPGVSVKKIVAAGTDRDAYAKQLLASGQFPDLLQSITPSTFAQNGLLKPYDKNWVNANFLMPMGNAYKGEVYVPPTNSQIIPEVFYNKKLFAQAGITAPPKTWSEFMAVCAKLKAAGITPIELGGGDPFSASMPLVGILSADVLGKNPNWLQDRYAGKAKFTDANVEAAVAKYRTMVKEGYFQNGALGVKYADSITNFTSGKAAMYMMGSWFLGSVPKDHTDDFGAFLTPTDDGSLVVPFSVGGSMAISAKTADPAKATAFAQAWSTNPANLKALIEGDGALPMLKNKTLADYKVNVSQVYKDSYTYVTDQNTKVPAFGWVTNDDAMPSGLNDAFYSASQALFTSDDIHGQLAKLDAAWDKAAK, encoded by the coding sequence ATGCGGCCCACCCATCTGATCGCGGCCTGCGTTGCCGCGGGCCTCACCCTGCTCACCGGATGTTCCGCCGCATCCAATGATGGTGGAAAGGGCGGCAGCGACCTGACCCACCTGACCTACCTGACCTTCGAGACCCCGAACCTGAACGCGCGGTTTTGGAACACCTCGATCACCGAGGCCGAGAAGCAGGTCCCCGGCGTGTCGGTGAAGAAGATCGTCGCCGCGGGCACGGACCGGGACGCGTACGCGAAGCAGCTGCTTGCCTCCGGCCAGTTCCCGGACCTGCTGCAGTCGATCACCCCGTCGACGTTCGCGCAGAACGGGCTGCTCAAGCCCTACGACAAGAACTGGGTGAACGCCAACTTCCTGATGCCGATGGGCAACGCCTACAAGGGCGAGGTATACGTCCCGCCCACGAACTCCCAGATCATCCCCGAGGTCTTCTACAACAAGAAGCTGTTCGCGCAGGCGGGCATCACCGCGCCGCCCAAGACGTGGTCGGAGTTCATGGCGGTGTGCGCCAAGCTCAAGGCGGCCGGCATCACCCCGATCGAGCTGGGCGGCGGCGACCCGTTCTCGGCGTCCATGCCGCTGGTCGGCATCCTGTCCGCGGACGTGCTGGGCAAGAACCCGAACTGGCTGCAGGACCGCTACGCGGGCAAGGCCAAGTTCACCGACGCCAACGTCGAGGCCGCTGTGGCCAAGTACCGGACGATGGTCAAGGAAGGCTACTTCCAGAACGGCGCGCTGGGCGTGAAGTACGCGGACTCGATCACGAACTTCACGTCCGGCAAGGCCGCGATGTACATGATGGGCAGCTGGTTCCTCGGCTCGGTGCCGAAGGACCACACCGACGACTTCGGCGCCTTCCTCACCCCGACCGACGACGGTTCGCTCGTCGTGCCGTTCTCGGTGGGTGGGTCCATGGCGATCAGCGCCAAGACAGCCGACCCGGCAAAGGCGACAGCCTTTGCCCAGGCATGGTCGACGAACCCGGCGAACCTCAAGGCCCTCATCGAGGGCGACGGCGCGTTGCCCATGCTCAAGAACAAGACCCTGGCCGACTACAAGGTCAACGTCAGCCAGGTCTACAAGGACTCTTACACCTACGTCACCGACCAGAACACGAAGGTCCCGGCCTTCGGCTGGGTGACCAACGACGACGCCATGCCCTCAGGACTGAACGACGCCTTCTACTCGGCCAGCCAGGCGCTGTTCACCTCCGACGACATCCACGGACAGCTCGCCAAGCTCGACGCCGCCTGGGACAAGGCCGCCAAGTAG
- a CDS encoding discoidin domain-containing protein produces the protein MTDHSAGSLPPDRRTVLAGAVVAAGTAVLTAGPAAALSGPADERHRGTTVLPTARQRWSKLQAKLSGITGQWTDQTYSGAITTRMPNTALLGNGDVGVTSGGSIGVKTFHISKGDFWNGNGKIQPLPIGGITLKSTAAGSDNLALGAKATASSALFSPDRAVNGQWAPGYEGWVSTVGKPQWIALDLGSEQKIARYVIRNDEAARPGNQAFNTQDLTVQISPDGNTWTDVDIVTGNTAAVIGRNVEAFTTRYLRLYITEPTQGTTDDSIRNPRARIGQLELYTLPNTPPDPGAPSRDAFHEVQRILDAHITTSVVMGGATLALDTWLAAEDNILVVTVTSKSTSPVELVAQTWAHANSPSYPATAGVSGDTAWAQRSTAAGTNWVSTAALGTRVLGAHSAQAPTVKGATASTVFTLRPGRTVTIVTTVGSGKDASGVQTDAVRAAGSQNRRTLSTLARKHARWWKRYWLASGIDIGNPVLEKYYYAAQYFIGSASRPGKVVPGIFGIWTTTDQASWNGDIHLNYNAEAPFYGVYSSNRPELALPFHDVILDYVPEAQRRAQHDLARVNRDYVAQRFPSGGVPTGVLFPVGIGPFGSTTGNTYMQQVANSLFAATQFCAYYEYTRDIDFLRDKAYPYLKLVAAFFAHWLEWNAGAGQYVLWSGPHELSWGKNSTADIGMLKQTLTTLIEASHELGIDSAARRDWQNMLDHLPAQPTSVYRGATVYSLVEPGSMQGGDTRDIRPGENTVNLEFIHPAEVLGITSPAAERKIAIDTVDVMNSWRQFNSFPKVFTQAARVGYPAASLIAHFEQTIQPRLAANLRIDDGGHGIEKSGATEAINSMLVQSFQGTMMLFPVWPTDRDASFHGLLQPGAFEVSAALLNKTVAYAEITSRVGGILRLTNPWADTRHPTVTDHRGCRVRFSLKDGIITVKTRAGGRYLFRAAHPTSTSGG, from the coding sequence ATGACGGACCACAGCGCAGGCTCATTGCCTCCGGACAGAAGAACAGTCCTCGCCGGTGCCGTCGTGGCAGCCGGCACCGCGGTGCTGACGGCGGGTCCCGCCGCGGCGCTGTCCGGGCCCGCGGACGAACGGCACCGCGGTACGACAGTGCTCCCGACCGCAAGGCAGCGCTGGTCGAAGCTTCAGGCGAAGCTGTCCGGCATCACCGGCCAGTGGACGGACCAGACGTACAGCGGCGCAATCACGACCAGGATGCCCAATACGGCGCTCCTCGGCAACGGCGATGTCGGCGTCACCTCCGGCGGCAGCATAGGCGTGAAGACGTTCCACATTTCCAAGGGCGACTTCTGGAACGGAAACGGCAAAATCCAGCCGCTCCCGATCGGCGGCATCACGCTGAAGTCGACGGCAGCGGGCAGCGACAACCTCGCGCTCGGGGCCAAAGCGACCGCGAGCAGCGCCCTCTTCTCGCCCGACCGTGCGGTCAACGGCCAGTGGGCCCCGGGCTACGAAGGCTGGGTCTCCACCGTCGGCAAGCCCCAGTGGATCGCCCTCGACCTGGGCTCCGAGCAGAAGATCGCACGGTACGTCATCCGCAACGACGAAGCCGCCCGCCCCGGCAACCAGGCATTCAACACCCAAGACCTCACCGTGCAGATCAGCCCGGACGGCAACACCTGGACCGACGTCGACATCGTCACCGGCAACACCGCCGCGGTGATCGGCCGGAACGTCGAAGCGTTCACCACGCGCTACCTGCGGCTTTACATCACCGAACCCACCCAGGGCACCACCGACGACTCGATCCGCAACCCCCGTGCACGCATAGGCCAGTTGGAGCTGTACACGCTGCCGAACACCCCACCGGATCCGGGCGCACCGAGCCGGGACGCCTTCCACGAAGTGCAGCGAATCCTCGATGCCCACATCACCACGTCCGTCGTGATGGGCGGCGCCACACTGGCGCTGGACACCTGGCTCGCGGCCGAGGACAACATCCTCGTCGTCACCGTGACCTCGAAGAGCACTTCACCGGTGGAGCTGGTGGCCCAGACATGGGCCCACGCAAACTCCCCCTCGTACCCGGCGACCGCCGGGGTCAGCGGTGACACGGCCTGGGCACAGCGGTCGACCGCCGCCGGTACCAACTGGGTGTCGACAGCCGCCTTGGGCACTCGGGTGTTGGGCGCCCACTCCGCGCAGGCCCCGACGGTGAAGGGTGCGACCGCGAGCACCGTGTTCACCCTGCGGCCCGGCCGGACCGTGACGATCGTGACGACCGTCGGCAGCGGCAAAGACGCCAGCGGGGTGCAGACGGACGCGGTCCGGGCAGCGGGCTCGCAGAACAGACGCACGCTTTCCACACTCGCAAGGAAGCACGCCCGATGGTGGAAGCGGTACTGGCTGGCGTCCGGCATCGACATCGGCAACCCGGTGCTGGAGAAGTACTACTACGCGGCCCAGTACTTCATCGGCTCCGCCAGCCGCCCGGGAAAGGTAGTCCCCGGCATCTTCGGTATCTGGACGACCACGGATCAGGCATCCTGGAACGGCGACATCCATCTGAACTACAACGCCGAGGCCCCGTTCTACGGGGTCTATTCCAGCAACCGCCCCGAACTCGCCCTCCCCTTCCACGACGTAATCCTCGACTACGTACCGGAAGCACAACGCCGGGCACAACACGACTTGGCCCGGGTGAATCGGGACTACGTCGCGCAGCGCTTCCCGAGCGGTGGCGTCCCGACGGGGGTGCTCTTCCCCGTGGGCATCGGACCGTTCGGGTCGACGACGGGCAACACTTACATGCAGCAGGTCGCCAACAGCCTCTTCGCGGCGACCCAGTTCTGCGCCTACTACGAGTACACGCGGGACATCGACTTCCTGCGGGACAAGGCGTATCCGTACCTCAAGCTGGTTGCGGCCTTCTTCGCGCACTGGCTGGAGTGGAACGCGGGCGCGGGGCAGTACGTGCTGTGGAGCGGGCCCCATGAGCTTTCGTGGGGGAAGAACTCCACCGCCGACATCGGCATGCTCAAGCAGACACTGACCACGCTGATCGAGGCGAGCCACGAACTGGGCATCGACTCGGCCGCACGGCGGGACTGGCAGAACATGCTCGACCACCTGCCGGCCCAGCCGACCAGCGTCTACCGGGGCGCCACCGTGTACTCCCTGGTGGAGCCCGGCTCGATGCAGGGCGGGGACACCCGGGACATCCGGCCGGGGGAAAACACGGTGAACCTCGAGTTCATTCACCCGGCCGAGGTGCTGGGGATCACCTCACCCGCCGCGGAGCGGAAGATCGCCATCGACACGGTGGACGTGATGAACTCGTGGCGTCAGTTCAACAGCTTCCCGAAGGTGTTCACGCAGGCCGCCCGCGTGGGATACCCCGCCGCATCGCTCATCGCGCACTTCGAGCAGACCATCCAGCCGCGGCTCGCGGCCAACCTGAGGATCGACGACGGGGGCCACGGCATCGAGAAGTCCGGTGCCACCGAGGCGATCAACAGCATGCTGGTGCAGAGCTTCCAGGGAACCATGATGCTCTTCCCGGTGTGGCCGACCGACCGGGACGCGAGCTTCCACGGGCTGCTCCAGCCGGGCGCCTTCGAGGTGTCGGCCGCGCTGCTGAACAAAACCGTGGCCTACGCCGAGATCACCAGCCGAGTCGGGGGCATTCTGCGCCTGACCAACCCCTGGGCGGACACCCGGCATCCCACCGTGACCGATCACCGCGGCTGCCGTGTCCGCTTCTCCCTGAAGGACGGAATCATCACGGTGAAGACGCGGGCCGGCGGCAGATACCTCTTCCGCGCGGCACACCCCACTTCGACGTCGGGCGGCTGA
- a CDS encoding carbohydrate ABC transporter permease, with protein MTTRARPRRGDLALGSIAVLALGLYALFIVVPVIMSAWKSLTDENPLNPQTHFVGLDNYAEMMHDSALSDSLTFTLLLTAAVTIVANTAGIGFAMLLNKTSLSYRVMRTVAFLPQVLSGVIVAFLWRYILAQDGLLNDVLTSTGITDGPITWLGTPHLAMFSVGLVATWVLTGFTTVVHLAALQSIPVELYQAARVDGAGRRQQFRHITFPMVAPGTTISVTISMITMLKLYDIIAVLTSGGPSDSTQSTALYIIKCAFTDNRFGYASTVAMLFLALSAIIALSVTGLLRRREENL; from the coding sequence ATGACCACCCGAGCCCGCCCACGCCGCGGCGACCTGGCCCTCGGTAGCATCGCCGTTCTCGCGCTCGGCCTGTACGCCCTGTTCATCGTCGTTCCGGTGATCATGAGCGCCTGGAAGAGCCTGACGGACGAGAACCCGCTCAATCCGCAGACCCACTTCGTGGGCCTCGACAACTACGCCGAAATGATGCACGACAGCGCACTGTCGGACAGTCTCACCTTCACCCTCCTGCTGACCGCAGCGGTGACAATCGTCGCCAATACCGCGGGCATCGGGTTCGCGATGCTCCTCAACAAGACGTCGCTGAGCTACCGGGTGATGCGGACCGTCGCCTTCCTGCCGCAGGTGCTGTCCGGCGTCATCGTCGCCTTCTTGTGGCGCTACATCCTGGCCCAGGACGGACTCCTCAACGACGTCCTGACCTCCACGGGGATCACCGACGGGCCGATCACCTGGCTCGGCACGCCGCACCTGGCGATGTTCTCGGTCGGCCTGGTCGCCACCTGGGTTCTGACCGGCTTCACCACCGTCGTGCACCTGGCGGCACTGCAGTCGATCCCGGTCGAGCTCTACCAGGCCGCGAGGGTGGACGGCGCCGGCCGCCGGCAGCAGTTCCGGCACATCACCTTCCCGATGGTGGCCCCGGGCACGACCATCAGCGTCACTATCTCGATGATCACGATGCTGAAGCTGTACGACATCATCGCGGTGCTCACCTCGGGCGGCCCCTCGGACTCCACACAGTCCACAGCCCTCTACATCATCAAGTGCGCCTTCACCGACAACCGCTTCGGCTACGCCTCGACGGTGGCCATGCTGTTCCTGGCCCTCTCCGCGATCATCGCGCTGTCCGTGACCGGCCTGCTGCGCCGCCGGGAGGAAAACCTGTGA
- a CDS encoding AGE family epimerase/isomerase — MTDDAKYPPPQPAAPRLAGLVGDPAWLAAERARLLDFARAARVPNGFGWLDDRGAVRDDGCVHTWITCRMTHVFALAHLCGDPDAANLVDHGLAALSGPLYDREHGGWYTGADGDGRPLSTEKSAYTHAFVVLAAAGATAAGRPGARDLLTRSLNTIEWHFWSEEEGRLLESWDLPWQLCENYRGANANMHAVEAFLAAGDVTGEPVWHARALRIARHVVHEHARAARWRIVEHFDAHWTPQYEYNWDRPDDPFRPFGSTVGHWFEWARLLLGLHAGMPTPPDWLLHDAEALFAAGVREGWNVDGEPGFVYTVDWAGEPVVGTRMHWVLAEAIAAAAVLHRVTGNDEYQHWYHTWWAHADQVFVDRADGSWHHELTPRNTPAATVWPGKPDIYHALQATLIPRLPPAPAIAEALRRRLS, encoded by the coding sequence ATGACAGACGACGCCAAGTACCCTCCCCCGCAACCGGCCGCACCGAGGCTTGCGGGCCTGGTGGGTGACCCCGCCTGGCTCGCCGCCGAGCGGGCCAGGCTGCTGGACTTCGCCCGCGCCGCGCGTGTGCCCAACGGGTTCGGCTGGCTCGACGATCGCGGTGCCGTGCGGGACGACGGGTGTGTCCACACGTGGATCACCTGCCGCATGACCCACGTCTTCGCCCTCGCCCACCTCTGCGGCGACCCCGATGCGGCGAACCTGGTGGACCACGGGCTCGCCGCCCTGTCGGGACCGCTGTACGACCGCGAACACGGCGGCTGGTACACCGGGGCGGACGGCGACGGCCGGCCGCTCTCCACCGAGAAGTCCGCCTACACACACGCGTTCGTGGTCCTGGCGGCGGCCGGTGCCACGGCCGCCGGCCGACCGGGGGCCCGGGACCTGCTGACCCGATCGCTGAACACGATCGAGTGGCACTTCTGGAGCGAGGAGGAGGGCCGGCTCCTCGAGAGCTGGGACCTGCCCTGGCAACTGTGCGAGAACTACCGCGGAGCGAACGCCAACATGCACGCCGTCGAGGCGTTCCTGGCTGCAGGAGACGTCACCGGCGAACCCGTCTGGCATGCGCGAGCCCTGCGCATCGCCCGGCACGTGGTCCACGAACACGCCCGAGCCGCCCGATGGCGCATCGTCGAACACTTCGACGCCCATTGGACGCCGCAGTACGAGTACAACTGGGACCGGCCCGACGACCCGTTCCGGCCATTCGGATCCACCGTCGGGCACTGGTTCGAATGGGCCCGACTCCTGCTCGGCCTCCACGCCGGCATGCCGACCCCACCCGACTGGCTGCTCCACGACGCCGAGGCGCTCTTCGCCGCAGGCGTCCGCGAGGGCTGGAACGTCGACGGGGAACCGGGGTTCGTCTACACCGTGGACTGGGCCGGCGAGCCGGTCGTCGGAACCCGCATGCACTGGGTCCTCGCCGAGGCGATCGCGGCAGCCGCCGTCCTCCACCGCGTCACCGGCAACGACGAGTATCAGCACTGGTACCACACCTGGTGGGCACACGCGGACCAAGTCTTCGTCGACCGCGCCGACGGCAGTTGGCACCACGAGCTCACGCCCCGAAACACCCCCGCGGCGACCGTGTGGCCCGGCAAACCGGATATCTACCACGCACTCCAGGCCACACTCATTCCCCGACTCCCGCCGGCTCCCGCGATCGCCGAGGCACTGCGCCGGAGACTTTCGTGA
- a CDS encoding LacI family DNA-binding transcriptional regulator — MSRPAGGSGGRSKRPTMVDVAREAGVALRTVSRVVNNDPTVGAEYAAKVEAAIAALNYRPDERARQLRTGVTGTIGAAVRRIAEVNPALAAIEHAARMSGQTLLAASTDFNEAREHEILVSMCRQRLDGIIVEPIGENHAYLQPELEAGMPLVSMDRPMAGISADCVMSDNAAGIGTAFHHLYRHGHRRIAYIGDSERVFSGRERAAAFRAALGAHGRPAEGLVHPGEITPERVAATLEAALHGPEPATALVTGTMDTTLAVLRHLGPQAASRLGIVAFDEVPLADLIQPALTVVAQETSTVGRTAVELLHARIADPDRPAQTVIVPVTLKVRGSGEVPA; from the coding sequence ATGAGCCGACCAGCGGGTGGGAGCGGAGGCCGATCCAAGCGGCCGACCATGGTGGACGTCGCCCGCGAGGCCGGCGTGGCTCTGCGCACGGTATCCCGGGTGGTCAACAACGACCCGACGGTGGGCGCGGAGTACGCGGCCAAGGTCGAGGCCGCGATCGCAGCGCTCAACTACCGCCCGGACGAGCGGGCCCGGCAGCTGCGCACGGGCGTCACCGGCACGATCGGCGCGGCTGTTCGACGAATCGCCGAGGTCAACCCGGCCCTGGCCGCCATCGAGCACGCGGCCCGCATGTCGGGGCAGACCCTCCTGGCGGCCTCCACGGACTTCAACGAGGCCAGGGAACACGAGATTCTCGTCTCCATGTGTCGGCAGCGCCTCGACGGCATCATCGTCGAGCCGATCGGCGAGAACCACGCCTACCTGCAGCCGGAGCTCGAAGCGGGCATGCCCTTGGTCTCCATGGACCGGCCGATGGCCGGGATCTCAGCGGACTGCGTCATGTCGGACAACGCCGCGGGCATCGGCACGGCCTTCCATCACCTGTACCGGCACGGGCACCGCCGGATCGCCTACATCGGCGACAGCGAGCGCGTTTTCTCCGGCCGGGAGCGCGCCGCGGCCTTCCGGGCCGCGCTGGGCGCCCACGGCCGGCCCGCCGAGGGTCTGGTGCACCCCGGCGAGATCACCCCCGAACGCGTTGCCGCCACGCTGGAGGCCGCGTTGCACGGCCCGGAGCCGGCGACCGCGCTGGTCACCGGCACCATGGACACCACGCTGGCGGTGCTGCGGCACCTCGGCCCACAGGCGGCCTCCCGGCTGGGCATCGTCGCGTTCGACGAGGTGCCGCTCGCCGACCTCATCCAGCCCGCGCTCACCGTGGTCGCCCAGGAGACCTCCACCGTCGGCCGCACGGCCGTGGAACTGCTGCACGCGCGCATCGCCGATCCGGACCGCCCTGCGCAGACCGTGATCGTCCCGGTCACCCTAAAGGTCCGCGGCTCCGGCGAGGTGCCGGCCTGA